A window of the Mesorhizobium opportunistum WSM2075 genome harbors these coding sequences:
- a CDS encoding Lrp/AsnC family transcriptional regulator, protein MKFDEIDKRILRALQRDGRMANNDLANEVGLSPSPCLRRVKLLEEAGVIDRYVAVLNPASIGKGLTFFTRIWLKAQDEDTIEHFATQVAKLPQVMECYLMLGDCDAMVRIVADSIDDYRRFQSEHLSRIKGVQNVKTDVPSQTIKYTLELPI, encoded by the coding sequence ATGAAGTTTGACGAGATCGATAAGCGCATCCTGCGCGCACTGCAGCGCGACGGCCGCATGGCCAACAACGATCTGGCCAATGAAGTCGGCCTGTCGCCCTCGCCTTGCCTGCGCCGCGTGAAGCTCCTGGAGGAGGCCGGCGTCATCGACCGCTATGTCGCCGTGCTCAATCCGGCCAGCATCGGCAAGGGCCTCACCTTCTTCACCCGCATCTGGCTGAAGGCGCAGGACGAGGACACGATCGAGCATTTCGCCACCCAAGTGGCCAAGCTGCCCCAGGTCATGGAATGCTACCTGATGCTCGGCGACTGCGACGCCATGGTGCGCATCGTGGCGGACAGCATCGACGACTATCGCCGCTTCCAGTCGGAGCATCTGAGCCGCATCAAGGGCGTCCAGAACGTCAAGACCGACGTTCCCAGCCAGACCATCAAATACACGCTGGAACTGCCGATCTGA
- a CDS encoding AzlC family ABC transporter permease, whose amino-acid sequence MSISQTVEAAGDGSGSEFRRGVTSCAPVLLGTIPYALVLGAQATQKGLSTVELSMMTGLNFAGGSEFAAIQLWTSPPHILLIVAITFLVNSRHLLMGAALAPFLRDLPRRKVFPALFFMCDESWALGLTDARQRTAAGITPAFSPRYYMGAALAMYLTWVAFTTLGALLGPMLGHVETYGFDMAFPAVFLVLMRGMWKGVAAARPWLVSLVVAALIYLFVPGAWYVAAGAVSGLVAAWLMAGDA is encoded by the coding sequence ATGAGCATTTCACAGACAGTCGAAGCGGCGGGCGACGGTTCGGGATCGGAGTTCCGCCGGGGCGTGACATCCTGCGCGCCGGTGCTGCTCGGTACCATTCCCTATGCGCTGGTGCTCGGCGCGCAGGCCACGCAGAAAGGGCTGAGCACGGTCGAGTTGTCCATGATGACGGGGCTGAACTTCGCCGGCGGCTCGGAATTCGCGGCGATTCAGTTGTGGACGTCGCCGCCGCATATCCTGCTCATCGTCGCCATCACCTTCCTGGTCAACAGCCGTCATCTGCTGATGGGAGCGGCGCTGGCGCCGTTCCTGCGCGACCTGCCGCGGCGCAAGGTGTTTCCGGCACTGTTCTTCATGTGTGACGAAAGCTGGGCGCTGGGCTTGACCGATGCCAGACAGCGCACTGCTGCCGGCATCACGCCGGCCTTCAGCCCGCGCTACTACATGGGTGCCGCACTGGCGATGTATCTGACCTGGGTGGCCTTCACCACGCTGGGCGCCTTGCTTGGCCCGATGCTTGGCCATGTCGAGACCTACGGTTTCGATATGGCGTTTCCGGCGGTCTTCCTGGTGCTGATGCGCGGCATGTGGAAGGGAGTGGCGGCGGCACGGCCCTGGCTGGTCAGCCTGGTTGTCGCCGCACTCATCTATCTCTTCGTTCCCGGCGCCTGGTACGTCGCGGCGGGTGCGGTGTCGGGGCTGGTCGCGGCCTGGCTGATGGCAGGTGACGCATGA
- a CDS encoding AzlD family protein, whose product MIDGATVFTIVLMASVTYLTRIGGYVVLRNRVLSARATTVMEAAPGCVLISVIAPAFVSRNPADLLALAITFVAATRLSMLPTVLIGVTAAGLLRHFIG is encoded by the coding sequence ATGATCGATGGGGCGACCGTTTTCACCATCGTGCTGATGGCCAGCGTCACCTATCTGACGCGGATCGGCGGCTATGTCGTGCTGCGCAACCGCGTGCTCAGTGCCCGTGCCACGACGGTGATGGAGGCGGCACCCGGTTGCGTGCTGATCTCGGTCATCGCGCCGGCCTTCGTGTCCCGAAATCCGGCTGATCTCCTGGCGCTGGCCATCACCTTTGTCGCCGCGACGCGCCTGTCCATGCTGCCGACCGTGCTGATCGGGGTCACCGCGGCGGGTCTGCTCAGGCATTTCATTGGCTAG
- a CDS encoding FMN-dependent NADH-azoreductase gives MSILLVTSSPRGAASHSTRIATEFAEKLVAADPSNTLVVRDLVANPLPHIDADYATGIYTPVEARTQRQAEVVGVSDVVLDELFAADTVILATGFINFNISSTLKSWVDHISRSGRSFAYGENGPKGLVTGKKVYVVLASGGVYSEGAAVQFDHAIPYLRGVLGFLGMTDVDVIRIEGVSMGPDAVAAALAKATAKVDAVVAASRDVATAA, from the coding sequence ATGTCCATTCTTCTCGTCACTTCGAGCCCGCGCGGCGCTGCCTCGCACTCGACCCGCATCGCCACCGAATTCGCTGAGAAGCTCGTCGCCGCCGATCCCTCGAACACGCTTGTCGTGCGCGACCTCGTCGCCAACCCGCTGCCGCATATCGATGCGGACTATGCAACCGGCATCTACACGCCCGTTGAAGCCCGCACCCAGCGCCAGGCCGAGGTCGTCGGCGTCTCCGACGTCGTGCTCGACGAATTGTTCGCCGCCGACACGGTCATCCTGGCCACCGGCTTCATCAACTTCAACATCTCCTCTACGCTGAAGTCCTGGGTCGACCATATTTCCCGCTCCGGCAGGAGCTTCGCCTATGGTGAAAACGGGCCCAAGGGCCTCGTCACCGGCAAGAAGGTCTATGTCGTATTGGCTTCGGGCGGCGTCTATTCCGAAGGTGCGGCCGTGCAGTTCGATCACGCGATTCCCTATCTGCGCGGCGTGCTCGGCTTCCTCGGCATGACCGATGTCGATGTCATCCGCATCGAAGGCGTCAGCATGGGCCCCGACGCGGTCGCGGCCGCTTTGGCCAAGGCGACCGCCAAGGTAGATGCCGTGGTGGCGGCAAGCCGGGATGTCGCGACAGCCGCCTAG
- a CDS encoding LysR family transcriptional regulator translates to MQPNPTLDQLQILVAVADTGSFSAAGRKLNRAQSVISYGIANLEAQLGLKLFEREGTREPQLTEIGRAMLEDARRMIGVLQRMRSRADGHHHGLEAEVALSVDASLPSSVLVRVLKAFEMQFPTVMLRLHIGTLGLIPDHVVSGQADLGIGGLLGDVDVHLVRIGFMSIVLAAAPSHPLALLPKPLALEDVREHTQLVVTDQSERTKGRDFGVFAYRTWRLTDMRTKHMLMREGLGWGGLPRWLISDDLASGRLVEIDLEPFSEVRSPLFAMHRNDTSPKPAAAWLIERFKRGLGCFNEFEPGEVPAEEPETSNAQG, encoded by the coding sequence ATGCAACCCAATCCGACACTCGACCAGCTGCAGATCCTTGTCGCCGTAGCCGACACCGGGAGTTTCTCGGCCGCCGGCCGCAAGCTCAACCGGGCTCAATCCGTCATCAGCTATGGCATCGCCAATCTCGAGGCGCAGCTTGGGCTCAAGCTGTTCGAGCGCGAGGGCACGCGCGAGCCGCAACTGACCGAGATCGGCCGGGCGATGCTGGAGGATGCAAGGCGCATGATTGGCGTGCTGCAGCGTATGCGTTCGCGCGCCGACGGCCATCATCACGGGCTGGAAGCCGAGGTGGCGCTCTCGGTCGATGCGTCGTTGCCCTCATCGGTACTGGTGCGGGTGCTGAAGGCGTTCGAGATGCAGTTTCCGACCGTGATGCTGCGCCTGCATATCGGCACGCTCGGCCTGATCCCCGATCATGTGGTCAGCGGACAGGCCGATCTCGGCATTGGCGGCTTGCTGGGCGATGTCGACGTGCATCTGGTGCGTATCGGCTTCATGTCGATCGTGCTGGCCGCAGCCCCCAGCCACCCGCTGGCGCTGCTGCCGAAACCGCTGGCGCTCGAGGATGTGCGTGAACACACCCAGCTTGTCGTGACCGATCAGTCCGAACGCACCAAGGGACGCGATTTCGGGGTCTTCGCCTACCGGACCTGGCGTCTCACGGATATGCGCACCAAACACATGCTGATGCGCGAGGGCCTCGGCTGGGGCGGCCTGCCGCGCTGGCTGATATCAGACGATCTGGCAAGCGGCCGGCTGGTGGAAATCGACCTTGAACCCTTCAGCGAGGTGCGCTCGCCGCTGTTTGCCATGCATCGCAACGACACCAGCCCGAAGCCGGCGGCCGCCTGGCTGATCGAGCGGTTCAAGCGCGGGCTTGGCTGCTTCAACGAGTTCGAGCCGGGTGAGGTGCCCGCGGAAGAGCCGGAAACGTCCAACGCGCAAGGGTGA
- a CDS encoding TetR/AcrR family transcriptional regulator, which produces MRVSRAQAEANREAVIDAASRLFREHGFDGIGLKDLMKGAGLTQGGFYKQFESKDDLAAQASRRAMEHATRRWSAAAAASPDPLEAVIGFYLSPGHRETKGEGCPLVALGSDAARQSEEVREPFQDGIAAHLEILDQLIPGAEGPGDHRKAMAVLSLMVGAVTISRILKDEEMSRRFLSAAAGEVRQIAASRE; this is translated from the coding sequence ATGAGAGTGAGCCGTGCGCAGGCGGAAGCAAATCGCGAAGCGGTGATCGACGCCGCGAGCCGGCTTTTTCGAGAGCATGGCTTCGATGGCATCGGGCTGAAGGACCTGATGAAGGGCGCCGGCCTCACTCAGGGTGGGTTCTACAAGCAGTTCGAATCCAAGGACGATCTGGCCGCACAAGCATCGAGGCGGGCGATGGAGCACGCGACCCGGAGATGGTCGGCCGCTGCCGCCGCAAGCCCTGACCCGCTCGAGGCCGTGATCGGTTTCTACCTTTCACCCGGACATCGCGAAACGAAGGGCGAGGGTTGTCCATTGGTGGCGCTTGGCTCGGACGCGGCGCGTCAAAGCGAGGAGGTGAGAGAGCCATTCCAGGATGGCATCGCGGCTCACCTCGAGATTCTCGACCAATTGATACCTGGGGCCGAGGGACCGGGAGACCATCGCAAAGCCATGGCGGTGCTGTCGCTCATGGTGGGTGCTGTAACGATCTCCCGCATACTGAAAGATGAGGAGATGTCGCGGCGTTTTCTCAGCGCTGCCGCTGGCGAGGTCAGGCAAATTGCGGCTTCGCGGGAATAG
- the fabF gene encoding beta-ketoacyl-ACP synthase II, whose translation MRRIVITGMGAVSPLGANVATSWSRLLAGRSGIRRLADDVVGDLPAKIGATVPSLQEDPEAGFDPDTVLAPKEQRRADRFILFALAAAEEALSQAKWKPVSNDDKARTATIIASGVGGFPAITEAVRTVDQRGVRRLSPFTVPSFLVNMAAGQISIRYGFKGPLGAPVTACAAGIQAIGDAARLIRANEADIAVCGGTEACMNAVSLGGFAAARSLSTSFNHRPDQASRPFDMLRDGFVMGEGAGVLVVEALSHALARGAKPLAELVGYGTTADAYHITSGPEDGDGARRAMEIAISQAGISARDVRHLNAHATSTPVGDAGEIEAIKRVFGADFSIAVSGTKAATGHLLGAAGGLGAIFTILALRDQVAPPTLNLTAPDPTGDGIDFVANQARPTEMDYAICNGFGFGGVNASALFRRWTDKSSSASAEGSSG comes from the coding sequence ATGCGTCGTATCGTTATTACAGGCATGGGAGCAGTTAGCCCGCTCGGAGCCAACGTGGCGACTTCCTGGTCCCGCCTCTTGGCTGGTCGCTCGGGCATCCGGAGGCTTGCGGACGATGTCGTGGGAGACCTGCCGGCAAAGATCGGCGCAACGGTTCCCTCCCTGCAGGAAGACCCCGAAGCCGGCTTCGACCCAGACACCGTCCTGGCCCCGAAGGAACAGCGCAGGGCAGACCGCTTCATCCTCTTCGCACTGGCGGCGGCGGAAGAGGCGCTGTCCCAGGCGAAGTGGAAACCAGTCTCGAACGATGACAAGGCCCGTACCGCGACGATCATCGCTTCGGGTGTCGGAGGATTTCCGGCGATAACCGAAGCTGTGAGAACCGTCGATCAGCGCGGTGTTCGGCGTCTGTCGCCATTCACCGTGCCATCGTTCCTGGTGAACATGGCCGCGGGACAGATTTCCATCCGATACGGCTTCAAGGGACCGCTTGGCGCTCCGGTGACGGCGTGCGCGGCCGGCATTCAGGCGATCGGCGACGCGGCGCGTCTTATCCGCGCCAATGAAGCCGACATCGCGGTGTGCGGCGGAACCGAAGCCTGCATGAACGCGGTCAGTCTCGGCGGTTTCGCGGCGGCACGCTCCCTCTCGACATCCTTCAATCACCGTCCCGATCAGGCCTCCCGTCCGTTCGACATGTTGCGTGACGGCTTCGTCATGGGTGAGGGGGCCGGTGTCCTGGTCGTCGAGGCATTGAGCCACGCGCTCGCGCGTGGCGCCAAGCCGCTCGCCGAGCTCGTCGGCTACGGCACGACGGCGGACGCTTATCACATCACATCGGGTCCCGAGGATGGCGACGGTGCGCGCCGAGCCATGGAGATCGCGATCAGCCAAGCGGGCATTTCGGCACGGGACGTCCGCCATCTCAATGCGCACGCGACCTCCACGCCGGTCGGCGATGCCGGGGAGATCGAGGCGATCAAAAGGGTCTTTGGCGCGGATTTCAGCATAGCTGTCAGCGGGACAAAGGCGGCGACCGGACATCTGCTGGGAGCGGCCGGCGGGCTTGGCGCCATCTTCACGATCCTTGCGCTCAGGGATCAGGTCGCGCCGCCGACGCTCAACCTGACTGCCCCCGATCCGACCGGCGACGGGATCGATTTCGTCGCAAACCAAGCCCGGCCAACGGAGATGGACTACGCGATCTGCAATGGCTTCGGCTTTGGAGGGGTCAATGCCAGTGCGTTGTTCCGGCGCTGGACGGACAAGTCATCCAGCGCGAGCGCCGAAGGATCCTCCGGCTGA
- a CDS encoding oxidoreductase, which translates to MNKINPGVALVTGASSGIGRATADALLSAGYRVFGTSRRTASKQSDGVTMLTCDVTDDASVAKLVDDVLAKAGRIDLLVNNAGMGLFGGAEESSTAQAQALFDVNVFGVFRVTNAVLPAMRRQGKGRIVNLSSVQGFIPAPYFALYASTKHAIEGYSESLDHELRPFGIRVSLVEPAYTRTSFEDNLAAPDQLLDIYDSARSGMTMAVRKSMEKGDAPEVVAATILAAAVDPAPKKRYAAGKMARQVSLLRRFVPASAFDKSLRRQLGLPV; encoded by the coding sequence ATGAACAAGATCAATCCCGGCGTCGCCTTGGTGACAGGGGCATCTTCCGGCATCGGCCGCGCTACGGCTGATGCCTTGCTAAGCGCGGGCTATCGCGTATTCGGAACCAGCCGTCGCACGGCCTCCAAGCAATCCGACGGCGTTACCATGCTGACCTGCGACGTGACCGATGATGCGTCTGTCGCGAAACTCGTCGATGACGTCCTGGCCAAGGCCGGACGCATCGACCTGCTCGTCAACAATGCCGGCATGGGTCTGTTTGGCGGTGCGGAGGAGTCCTCGACCGCCCAGGCCCAGGCGCTGTTCGACGTGAACGTCTTCGGCGTCTTCCGCGTGACCAACGCGGTGTTGCCGGCAATGCGGCGCCAAGGGAAGGGCAGAATCGTCAATCTGAGTTCGGTACAGGGGTTCATCCCAGCCCCCTATTTCGCGCTCTACGCGTCGACCAAACATGCCATCGAGGGCTATTCCGAATCGCTCGATCACGAATTGCGCCCGTTCGGCATTCGCGTTTCGCTGGTGGAGCCGGCCTACACCCGTACTTCATTCGAGGACAATCTCGCCGCCCCCGATCAGTTGCTCGATATCTATGACTCCGCGCGCTCCGGCATGACCATGGCCGTGCGGAAATCGATGGAAAAAGGCGATGCGCCCGAAGTGGTAGCGGCGACGATCTTGGCCGCTGCGGTCGATCCCGCTCCGAAAAAGCGCTATGCGGCGGGAAAGATGGCGCGCCAGGTCAGTTTGCTGCGCCGCTTCGTCCCCGCATCCGCATTCGACAAAAGCCTGAGAAGGCAACTCGGGCTGCCGGTCTGA
- a CDS encoding TetR/AcrR family transcriptional regulator, whose protein sequence is MQQESARRSNRDRTEATRAYLIAASRKLFTEKSYAETGTPEIAAAAGVTRGALYHHFADKQALFAAVVEQEAQAVADEIDRASPSSLEARDALIAGSDAYLAAMRVPGRTRLLLLDGPAVLGRAAMDAIDNRHGNRALREGLVTAMRANTMTRLPAEALTALLAAAFDRAALAIEAGASTEDYRAVLMALIDGLSRA, encoded by the coding sequence ATGCAACAAGAATCCGCGCGTCGCTCCAACCGCGACCGCACCGAGGCGACGCGCGCCTACCTGATCGCGGCGTCGCGAAAACTGTTCACGGAAAAATCCTATGCCGAGACGGGCACGCCGGAGATCGCCGCCGCCGCCGGCGTGACGCGTGGCGCGCTTTACCACCACTTTGCCGACAAGCAGGCGCTGTTTGCCGCCGTGGTCGAGCAGGAGGCGCAGGCAGTGGCCGACGAGATCGATCGCGCCTCCCCTTCCTCGCTGGAAGCCCGCGATGCATTGATCGCCGGCTCGGACGCCTATCTCGCCGCCATGCGCGTGCCCGGCCGCACGCGGTTGTTGCTGCTTGATGGCCCTGCCGTGCTCGGCCGCGCCGCCATGGACGCGATCGACAACCGCCACGGCAACCGCGCGCTGCGCGAGGGCCTGGTCACGGCCATGCGCGCCAACACGATGACACGACTGCCGGCGGAAGCACTGACCGCGCTGCTTGCTGCTGCGTTCGACCGCGCGGCACTTGCCATCGAGGCCGGCGCCTCGACCGAGGACTATCGCGCCGTTCTCATGGCGCTGATCGACGGACTGTCCCGCGCCTGA